The Salvia miltiorrhiza cultivar Shanhuang (shh) chromosome 1, IMPLAD_Smil_shh, whole genome shotgun sequence genome has a window encoding:
- the LOC131026581 gene encoding uncharacterized protein LOC131026581, whose protein sequence is MCFIHGCKRIFPTTTDYPWLQTRQIQSLSLSLSISIAQIWEVLHPWLNPTLQIHDSSLFLYKWALEIAERGKSCRKSCRSFFVLGATIGTTVFRLGILLLQGMKNNSSVRVYFLVFYF, encoded by the exons ATGTGCTTCATCCATGGCTGCAAACGCATCTTCCCCACAACTACAGATTATCCATGGCTGCAAACGAGGCAGAttcagtctctctctctctctctttcaatttCGATTGCCCAAATTTGGGAGGTGCTTCATCCATGGCTGAACCCCACACTACAGATCCATGATTCAAG cCTATTCCTCTACAAGTGGGCTTTAGAAATTGCAGAGAGAGGGAAAAGTTGCAGGAAAAGTTGCAGGTCATTCTTCGTCCTTGGAGCAACAATAG GTACTACTGTTTTTCGTCTGGGGATTCTGTTGTTGCAAG GCATGAAAAACAACAGTTCTGTTAGAGTATactttttagttttttatttctaa